The DNA sequence AACTTTAAACTACATTATTGCTATTATAGGTATTATTTTAATTGTTTTAGATCTTATAAAAATAATTTAAGTTGATTGCATCGCATAACAAAATATCTCCGTACGCTTTGCACATTCCACAGCTAAGCGCGTCGCGACAGTATTCGCATTAGCCGTTCGCAGGCTCACAGTCATAAGCGAACACTTCTAAGGCTCTGGAATGTCGGAGATACGAAACGTTATAAGACATTACCTTGCTCATTTCAGGGGAGTCCTTTTGAATAATATAGAAAGTGGGGATTAAATGCCAAATGGAATAATTGTATTTGGTGCAAATGGTAGTGGAAAATCTACTATAGCACGGGAATTGGCAGAAGTGTTGAACTATAAATATATGGATATTGAAGAATATCATTTTATAGAGTCAGAGATTCCATATACTAAGGCTCGTACAAGGGAAGAATGTTTAAATTTAATGTTGGAAGACATAAATACACATAAAAATTTTGTTTTATCTGCTGTTACTGGTGATTTTGATGATTATATTGAGTCAATGTACAGTTTTGCAGTCTTACTAGTAGCTCCTCTTGAAATCCGTATTGATCGAGTTAAACGTCGTGCATTTGTGCGACATGGGGAGCGAATAAGTGAAGGTGGTGACATGTACAAACAGCATTTAGAGTTTGTTGAGTTTGTGAGAACACGAACTTCAGATAGAATTGCACAATGGAATGAAAAACTTAAGTGTCCGGTAATAACAATTGATAGTACTAAACCAATTTCTGAAAACATTGAATTAATTGTTCAGGAATATTTTCATCTATAAGAAGTCAATAATTCACTAATTGAAAATCTAGTATGCAGTTCACGATTAAGAATGGTACATTTTAAATGAGTTTAGATAGTTGTACGAAGCTGAGGAAGGTAACATATTATAATACTATGTTTAACGCAAGAGTGCTGGAGGGCACTTTTTGGGCATGGTCAGGCACCAATGATTTGATTGCTAAAAGTTGTTGGGAAGGGCTAGGATATATTACTTTCAGACAACAAGCTCGAAAAGGATTATGAAATAAAATAATATTATGTAATGCTTCCGTGGAGAACCTCAGCTAACTTAATATCTCCGTTTGCTTCGCCCACCTCTTCACCGGGTGCAAGCACTGCCTACGAAGAAGGACTATAGGGGTCCGGTTCAGAGGCGTCGGAGATAAGAAACATTTATGTTAAGTGACATCAATTCACTAGTGACAATTAATTGGTAGTATGAATAAGAGGGGGATATTTAATAATGAAATACCAAGATGTTGATAAAAATATTGAAAGAATATCAAGATATACAAAAAGCAAGTATATAATAAAAAAGATATTGTTACAAAGATTTTTGGTGTTAGGAATTCTATTAATTGGTATTAATTTGCTTTTTGATTTACAAGATATCAGAACTAAAGAGTTCATTTATGTTTCAATAATAAAAATAATTATAATTTTATTATTGGGGATAATTGTTGGTAATTTTGAGTGGAATTTATTTGTTTCATTAAAGAATTATGAAATTAGTTTGAGTAAGATAAGATATAGGTTTATATTGAATATGGGTATTCTAAGCTGGGGTTTACCAATTGGAATAGCTAACATGGAGTATCCTGTAAAATCAATATTGAATAACGGTGTGCATCTTTTAATATGGATTATTGCAGGAATTTTCTTTGGTACATCAATGTGGTTGGTGGTATCAGATGAATTTAAGAAACACTTAGACTCAAATTATAATATATAGTTTAATATGAGTGTTACTATATATTCCGTGTCTGATATCACATAACAATGCACTCAAGTTCGCTTTGGCTGCTTAGGGTCTATCTAAGGCTGACAAACGTCTTGAGTGCGGGGCCATTAGACGACACAATTAATTATCTCTAATACTGTCAAAAAATATTTAAAAGAATTGATGTAATGTAAGAAAAGATCTTAGTAGATGGTCTTATAAGAGATGGTGAAGAAGGTTGTTTTTGGACAGATGCATTTTTTACATCACCACAAGAAGTAGAAATGATGTTAAATAATTATGAGACAGAAAGTATTTTTCATATTGGTACAGATGGGGTAAGCACCTTATTAAAAGAATCAGTTGACAATTTAAAAGATGAAGAATTTAATTTGTGGCTTAAATATCATATCAAGACT is a window from the Natranaerovirga pectinivora genome containing:
- a CDS encoding AAA family ATPase: MPNGIIVFGANGSGKSTIARELAEVLNYKYMDIEEYHFIESEIPYTKARTREECLNLMLEDINTHKNFVLSAVTGDFDDYIESMYSFAVLLVAPLEIRIDRVKRRAFVRHGERISEGGDMYKQHLEFVEFVRTRTSDRIAQWNEKLKCPVITIDSTKPISENIELIVQEYFHL